From Panthera uncia isolate 11264 chromosome X, Puncia_PCG_1.0, whole genome shotgun sequence, the proteins below share one genomic window:
- the LOC125931325 gene encoding transcription factor-like 5 protein: AAAAAAGGAASVYPVLCPPALADGGFAGAAPCLGHVDFQELRMMLLSEAGAPAAAEKTPGTDGPGPGAPRPKAPDGGGGGKENAEGAPEARAKSAVRVRLEDRFNSIPAEPPSAPRGAEPPEPGVALNNLVTLIRHPSELMNVPLHQQQNKCTTLVKNKTATAATALQFTYPVFTANACSANAGSNPSQVQSSSNPCSILEAAKHQDIGLPRAFSFCYQQEVESTKQTLGGRNKALPEQVWIKVGEEALCKQAINKRNRSRIRQLDTNVERRALGEIQNVGEASTAAQGAWPPAESSQANLGEQSQSGPQGGRSQRRERHNRMERDRRRRIRICCDELNLLVPFCNAETDKATTLQWTTAFLKYIQERHGDSLKKEFDSVFCGKTGRRLKLTRPDSLVTRPAQESLQSSPAMDVK, from the coding sequence gcggcggcggcggcggccgggggcGCGGCGTCCGTGTACCCGGTGTTGTGCCCGCCCGCGCTGGCCGACGGCGGCTTCGCGGGCGCCGCGCCCTGCCTGGGCCACGTCGACTTCCAGGAGCTGCGCATGATGCTGCTCAGCGAGGCgggcgcccccgccgccgccgagAAGACGCCGGGCACCGACGGCCCCGGCCCGGGCGCGCCGCGGCCCAAGGCGCccgacggcggcggcggcggcaagGAGAACGCGGAGGGCGCGCCCGAGGCGCGGGCCAAGTCGGCCGTGCGCGTCCGCCTGGAGGACCGCTTCAACAGCATCCCCGCTGAGCCGCCTTCCGCCCCGCGCGGCGCCGAGCCCCCCGAGCCCGGCGTGGCGCTCAACAATTTGGTCACTCTTATCCGACATCCTTCCGAATTAATGAACGTCCCTCTTCAtcagcaacaaaacaaatgcacgacgttagtgaaaaataaaactgccaccGCGGCCACGGCCCTGCAGTTCACGTACCCCGTGTTCACGGCCAACGCCTGCTCGGCCAACGCCGGCTCGAACCCGTCGCAGGTGCAGAGCTCTAGTAACCCATGTTCTATACTCGAAGCTGCCAAGCATCAGGATATTGGATTGCCTAgagcattttctttctgttaccaGCAGGAAGTTGAATCCACTAAACAGACTCTGGGCGGTAGAAACAAAGCTTTGCCTGAGCAGGTTTGGATTAAAGTAGGAGAAGAAGCGCTATGTAAGCAAGCAATAAATAAGAGGAACCGGAGTAGAATTCGTCAGCTGGACACAAACGTAGAACGAAGAGCCCTTGGAGAGATTCAGAACGTGGGTGAAGCTTCCACCGCCGCACAGGGCGCTTGGCCACCCGCGGAGTCCTCGCAGGCAAACCTCGGGGAGCAGAGCCAGAGCGGGCCCCAGGGAGGAAGGTCGCAGCGCAGGGAGAGGCATAACCGCATGGAAAGAGATAGAAGGCGCAGAATCCGCATTTGTTGCGATGAGTTGAATCTTCTAGTCCCCTTCTGCAATGCCGAGACAGATAAGGCAACCACGCTCCAGTGGACCACAGCGTTCCTGAAGTACATTCAGGAGAGACACGGAGATTCTCTTAAGAAGGAATTTGACAGTGTGTTTTGCGGTAAAACTGGCAGAAGGCTCAAGTTGACCAGACCGGACTCCTTGGTGACGCGTCCCGCACAGGAGAGCCTACAGAGCAGCCCAGCCATGGACGTCAAGTGA